In Taeniopygia guttata chromosome 2, bTaeGut7.mat, whole genome shotgun sequence, one genomic interval encodes:
- the KCNV1 gene encoding potassium voltage-gated channel subfamily V member 1, whose product MKSPPCCMSLSSQASLEEPGSSTSLGSLESSVFSSEEEQGPLLQKVIPSLDCFTINVGGSRFVMSQQTLSCYPDTRLGKLAVVVSAARDVASGLLELCDDANLVENEYFFDRSSQAFHYILNYYQTGRLHVMEQLCALSFLQEIQYWGLDELSIDSCCRDRYFRRKELSEALDIKKDAEELDAQEEDEDFSGSLCPNVRQKLWEVLEKPGSSAAARTFGTLSMVFVVVSIANMALISVELSWLAPPLLDALEYLCIAWFTAEFGLRLLCARDRCRFLRSVANIIDLLAILPFYITLLVESLCGGESSQELENVGRIVQVLRLLRALRMLKLGRHSTGLRSLGMTIAQCYEEVGLLLLFLSVGISIFSTVEYFVEQGVPGTTFTSVPGAWWWATTSMTTVGYGDIRPDTTIGKVVAFMCILSGILVLALPIAIINDRFSACYFTLKIKEAALRQREALKKLMKNSSSDSNINVNLRDVYARSVMDMLRLKSRERASTRSSGADEFWF is encoded by the exons ATGAAGTCGCCTCCCTGCTGCATGTCTCTTTCTTCCCAAGCATCCTTGGAGGAACCAGGGAGTAGCACATCCCTGGGTTCACTAGAGTCCAGTGTTTTTTCCAGTGAGGAAGAGCAGGGTCCCCTGCTCCAGAAGGTCATCCCTTCTCTGGACTGCTTTACTATCAATGTAGGAGGCAGCCGCTTTGTGATGTCCCAGCAAACTTTATCTTGCTACCCTGACACCCGTCTTGGCAAACTGGCAGTCGTGGTCTCTGCTGCCCGGGATGTGGCTTCTGGCCTCCTTGAGCTTTGTGATGATGCCAACCTTGTGGAGAATGAGTACTTCTTTGACCGGAGCTCACAGGCATTTCACTACATCCTGAATTACTACCAGACAGGGAGGCTGCATGTGATGGAGCAGCTTTGTGCACTCTCTTTCTTGCAAGAGATCCAGTACTGGGGTTTGGATGAGCTCAGCATTGATTCCTGCTGCAGAGACCG GTACTTCAGGAGGAAAGAGCTGAGTGAAGCCTTAGACATCAAGAAAGATGCAGAAGAACTGGATGCCCAAGAAGAAGATGAGGATTTTTCCGGTAGCCTCTGTCCCAATGTCAGACAGAAACTTTGGGAAGTTTTGGAAAAGCCTggctcctctgcagcagccaggacgTTTGGCACCTTGTCcatggtttttgttgttgtgtcAATTGCCAACATGGCCTTGATTTCAGTAGAGCTGAGCTGGCTGGCCCCACCACTGCTGGATGCCCTAGAGTACCTGTGCATTGCGTGGTTCACAGCGGAGTTTGGCCTGAGGCTCCTGTGTGCACGAGACCGGTGCCGCTTCCTAAGGAGTGTGGCAAACATCATAGATCTCCTTGCTATTTTGCCTTTCTACATCACCCTGCTGGTAGAGAGCCTGTGTGGTGGTGAGAGCTCCCAAGAACTGGAGAATGTGGGGCGCATTGTCCAAGTGCTGCGACTTCTCAGAGCCCTGCGGATGTTGAAGCTGGGAAGACATTCAACAG GCTTGCGGTCTCTTGGGATGACTATTGCTCAGTGCTATGAGGAGGTTGGccttctgcttcttttcctctctgtagGAATCTCTATATTTTCCACTGTGGAGTACTTTGTTGAGCAAGGTGTGCCAGGCACAACTTTCACAAGTGTCCCTGGTGCTTGGTGGTGGGCAACAACTTCCATGACAACAGTTGGTTATGGTGACATTAGACCAGACACTACCATTGGTAAGGTAGTAGCCTTTATGTGTATACTATCAGGAATACTGGTTTTGGCTTTGCCAATAGCGATAATAAATGACCGCTTTTCTGCCTGTTATTTTACACTGAAGATAAAAGAAGCTGCTCTTAGGCAGCGTGAAGCTTTAAAGAAACTCATGAAGAACTCATCCAGCGATTCAAATATCAATGTTAATTTGAGAGACGTATACGCGCGCAGCGTCATGGACATGTTGCGGttaaaaagcagagagagaGCAAGTACAAGGAGCAGTGGTGCAGACGAATTTTGGTTTTGA